A region from the Serinibacter arcticus genome encodes:
- a CDS encoding CHAT domain-containing protein, with protein MARAWLHAGVRCVVAAPVRINDAATAVTLARLHAHLAAGLEPAHALVAMVAEGAAPVPLQCFGNGW; from the coding sequence ATGGCGCGCGCGTGGCTGCACGCGGGCGTGCGGTGCGTGGTGGCGGCGCCGGTGCGCATCAACGACGCCGCGACGGCGGTGACCCTCGCCCGCCTGCACGCGCACCTCGCTGCCGGTCTCGAGCCCGCGCACGCGCTCGTGGCGATGGTGGCGGAGGGCGCGGCTCCCGTGCCGCTGCAGTGCTTCGGCAACGGGTGGTGA
- a CDS encoding CHAT domain-containing protein → MAVAPTQELYREAVTRANAGHLAAALRLLDRAEARGTDPDVAALILGTRAYVLAERGDPGGAQELCRTAMATPGIHRRTTAVLAGQLGLVALRGGDVRTAGPMLDLAVRGLDHEPRLLGQVLLNRGMVAMERDRLGPAEADFRRAVVAFEEAGDAVGTAKATHNAGVIALLRGDLVEALHAMDAARDVLAPISPMMRATCDGDRADLLQRAGMPRDAVPLLVSASAAYGRAGLSQLQAETDLTLARTVLPLDPGRALAVARRAQRRFVRAGNPTAALRAEALVVRLGLEAAAVTGAEARAAARTRAAGGRLLARADDLVDRLAAAGMPEQSRELRRHTARAAARLGDVGDAVGRLRRVRVLPREPLLGRVLHREVSAEVAALAGRRRLALQHAFAGISEVTAWQDRYEDIDLRTSLAVHGRQLLVTGIETSLALGDAELVLAWAELTRGVVSRAASVRVPAEPHLEARGGPPPDPGRHPLAALRGQGWRLHERPGGPPDAEEGRRDVRLRSALAEQEATLVSFVRTDVELAAVVVTPDRSVLVRLGAWAEVEPVLAELLADLDVAALDLPGDLQRVVAQSLQRRLAEIAALVLDPVLAAVGLGLGPDGVGPDGEAPDGGGLPRPHRLVITAPAALSGVPWSMVPGLGRCAVTIPETVTDWLRRLAPAKGTGGTGRERRDVRLGRRAHPVRAGFVAGPRLTQAETEVRAAATAWPGAVVIAGDEAGTAQLSRLAARVDVLHVAAHGRHSADNPLFSGLELADGAWFGYDIEQLERVPDYVVLSSCELGRSSAVWGRRPSGWRARGCTRACGAWWRRRCASTTPRRR, encoded by the coding sequence GTGGCCGTCGCACCGACGCAGGAGCTCTACCGCGAGGCCGTCACCCGGGCCAACGCCGGGCACCTCGCGGCCGCGCTGCGCCTGCTCGACCGCGCGGAGGCGCGCGGCACCGACCCCGACGTCGCGGCGCTCATCCTCGGCACGCGCGCCTACGTCCTGGCCGAACGGGGCGACCCCGGGGGCGCCCAGGAGCTGTGCCGCACGGCGATGGCCACGCCCGGGATCCATCGACGCACGACGGCGGTGCTCGCCGGCCAGCTCGGCCTCGTCGCCCTGCGCGGCGGCGACGTGCGGACGGCGGGGCCCATGCTCGACCTGGCGGTGCGTGGGCTCGACCACGAACCGCGGCTGCTGGGGCAGGTGCTGCTCAACCGCGGCATGGTCGCGATGGAGCGGGACCGGCTGGGGCCGGCCGAGGCCGACTTCCGCCGGGCGGTGGTGGCGTTCGAGGAGGCGGGCGACGCCGTCGGGACGGCGAAGGCCACCCACAACGCCGGCGTGATCGCCCTGCTGCGCGGCGACCTCGTGGAGGCGCTGCACGCGATGGACGCCGCGAGGGACGTGCTCGCCCCGATCTCGCCGATGATGCGGGCGACGTGCGACGGCGATCGCGCGGACCTGCTGCAGCGCGCGGGGATGCCGCGGGACGCCGTGCCGCTGCTCGTGAGCGCCTCCGCGGCCTACGGCCGGGCGGGGTTGTCCCAGCTCCAGGCCGAGACGGACCTGACCCTGGCGCGCACCGTGCTGCCGCTGGATCCGGGGCGGGCGCTCGCCGTCGCGCGGCGGGCCCAGCGCCGGTTCGTCCGGGCGGGCAACCCCACCGCCGCGCTGCGTGCCGAGGCCCTGGTGGTCAGGCTCGGGCTCGAGGCCGCCGCGGTGACCGGGGCCGAGGCGCGCGCCGCGGCCCGGACGAGGGCCGCCGGCGGGCGTCTGCTCGCGCGCGCGGACGATCTCGTCGATCGGTTGGCCGCCGCAGGCATGCCGGAGCAGTCCCGCGAGCTGCGGCGCCACACCGCGCGGGCGGCGGCTCGCCTCGGGGACGTGGGCGACGCCGTCGGACGCCTCCGCCGGGTGCGGGTGCTCCCGCGCGAGCCGCTGCTGGGACGGGTGCTCCACCGCGAGGTGAGCGCCGAGGTGGCCGCGCTGGCGGGGCGTCGACGGCTCGCCCTGCAGCACGCCTTCGCCGGGATCTCGGAGGTGACGGCGTGGCAGGACCGCTACGAGGACATCGACCTGCGCACCTCCCTGGCGGTGCACGGCCGACAGCTGCTGGTCACCGGGATCGAGACCTCCCTCGCGCTCGGGGACGCCGAGCTGGTGCTGGCGTGGGCCGAGCTGACCCGCGGGGTCGTCTCCCGCGCGGCGTCGGTGCGCGTGCCCGCCGAGCCGCACCTCGAGGCGCGCGGGGGGCCACCGCCGGATCCGGGGCGTCACCCGCTGGCCGCGCTCCGGGGCCAGGGCTGGCGGTTGCACGAACGGCCCGGCGGTCCGCCGGACGCCGAGGAGGGCCGTCGCGACGTCCGCCTGCGCTCCGCCCTGGCCGAGCAGGAGGCGACGCTCGTGTCCTTCGTGCGCACCGACGTCGAGCTCGCCGCCGTCGTCGTGACGCCGGACCGTTCCGTGCTCGTGCGCCTGGGGGCCTGGGCGGAGGTCGAGCCGGTGCTGGCCGAGCTGCTCGCGGACCTCGACGTCGCCGCGCTCGACCTCCCGGGTGACCTGCAGCGCGTGGTGGCGCAGTCGTTGCAGCGTCGGCTGGCGGAGATCGCTGCGCTGGTGCTCGACCCGGTGCTGGCCGCCGTCGGACTCGGGCTGGGGCCCGACGGCGTGGGGCCCGACGGCGAGGCGCCCGACGGCGGTGGCCTCCCCCGGCCGCACCGCCTCGTCATCACCGCACCCGCGGCGCTCAGCGGGGTGCCCTGGTCGATGGTTCCCGGGCTCGGGCGCTGCGCCGTGACGATCCCCGAGACCGTCACCGACTGGTTGCGACGGCTGGCACCCGCGAAGGGCACGGGCGGCACGGGCCGCGAGCGCCGCGACGTCCGTCTCGGCCGGCGAGCCCACCCGGTCCGCGCGGGCTTCGTCGCCGGTCCACGCCTCACCCAGGCCGAGACGGAGGTGCGGGCGGCCGCGACGGCGTGGCCGGGCGCCGTCGTGATCGCCGGAGACGAGGCGGGCACCGCACAGCTCTCGCGGCTGGCGGCGCGCGTGGACGTGCTGCACGTGGCCGCGCACGGCCGCCACAGCGCCGACAACCCGCTGTTCTCGGGGCTCGAGCTCGCCGACGGCGCGTGGTTCGGGTACGACATCGAGCAGCTGGAGCGGGTGCCGGACTACGTGGTGCTGAGCAGCTGCGAGCTCGGGCGCTCCTCCGCCGTCTGGGGCAGGAGACCGTCGGGATGGCGCGCGCGTGGCTGCACGCGGGCGTGCGGTGCGTGGTGGCGGCGCCGGTGCGCATCAACGACGCCGCGACGGCGGTGA
- a CDS encoding S8 family peptidase: protein MAAEPSHQDAAGRDAPSRWRVLDPTTARTGPVQPTLYSPDRLLVRGDARDDGRASLDELAGTFGWQLDWDVTFGDRDTPGTLRGRGRGRDADGGTDGTVSRLVLTSLPTSPLPVVDAWLLLESARAARLPRVEPGTPPSGTRVRRLELDPADPLARVSLDHAIFLAAYQPNARGFFGTNPFYGTNPFYGTNPFYGTNPAGSPTASYLAPGAGGRTPVAVLLPSPDRGPDPHEGRRAAVGILDSGCGEHPWLTTVVRDHPNLVGTPVCPESALVRDPEVHPDQHGPLDGMLDAVSGHGTFIAGVVRQSAPTADVYSWRVVASDGAISESELVAALAHVADLVHANVDDPTAGLRLDVLSLSLGYYHESPEDPAHDAMLRPVLHALAADGVAIVCSAGNESTDRPLFPAAFAAVPSPGAPVLAVGARNPNGTVALFSNTGDWVSCYALGASVVSTSPPFEGGLQPLARIPETVDADGRLRECRETVDPDSYVGGFAVWSGTSFAAPHLAGLLATGLAAAHGELPRHTDTDKASATAAQVAAQLLDR from the coding sequence ATGGCCGCAGAACCGTCCCACCAGGACGCCGCCGGGCGTGACGCCCCCAGCCGCTGGCGCGTGCTCGACCCGACGACGGCGCGCACCGGCCCCGTGCAGCCCACCCTCTACTCCCCCGACCGGCTGCTCGTCCGGGGGGACGCGCGCGACGACGGCCGCGCGAGCCTGGACGAGCTCGCCGGCACGTTCGGCTGGCAGCTGGACTGGGACGTCACGTTCGGCGATCGCGACACCCCCGGCACCTTGCGCGGTCGAGGCCGCGGTCGCGACGCCGACGGCGGGACGGACGGCACCGTGTCGCGCCTCGTGCTCACCAGCCTGCCCACCTCGCCGCTTCCGGTGGTCGACGCGTGGCTCCTGCTGGAGAGCGCCCGCGCCGCCCGGTTGCCGAGGGTGGAACCCGGCACTCCGCCGTCGGGCACCCGGGTCCGGCGCCTCGAGCTGGACCCCGCGGATCCCCTCGCTCGCGTCAGCCTCGACCACGCCATCTTCCTGGCGGCCTACCAGCCGAACGCCCGCGGCTTCTTCGGCACCAACCCGTTCTACGGGACCAATCCCTTCTACGGGACCAACCCGTTCTACGGCACCAACCCCGCCGGCTCCCCGACGGCGAGCTACCTCGCGCCGGGTGCGGGCGGGCGCACGCCCGTCGCCGTGCTGCTCCCCTCCCCCGACCGGGGGCCGGATCCGCACGAGGGGCGCCGCGCCGCCGTCGGGATCCTGGACTCCGGGTGCGGCGAGCACCCCTGGCTGACCACGGTGGTGCGCGACCACCCGAACCTCGTCGGCACCCCCGTCTGCCCCGAGTCCGCCCTGGTGCGCGATCCCGAGGTCCACCCCGACCAGCACGGACCGCTGGACGGGATGCTCGACGCCGTCAGCGGTCACGGGACGTTCATCGCCGGCGTGGTGCGGCAGAGCGCACCGACGGCGGACGTGTACTCCTGGCGCGTGGTGGCCTCGGACGGCGCGATCAGCGAGTCCGAGCTCGTCGCGGCGCTCGCGCACGTGGCCGACCTGGTGCACGCGAACGTCGACGACCCGACGGCGGGGCTGCGCCTGGACGTGCTCTCCCTCTCCCTGGGCTACTACCACGAGAGCCCCGAGGACCCGGCGCACGACGCCATGCTCCGCCCGGTGCTGCACGCGCTGGCGGCCGACGGCGTCGCGATCGTCTGCTCGGCCGGCAACGAGTCGACCGACCGGCCCCTCTTCCCCGCCGCGTTCGCGGCCGTGCCCTCCCCCGGCGCCCCCGTGCTGGCCGTGGGGGCGCGCAACCCCAACGGCACCGTCGCGCTGTTCAGCAACACGGGCGACTGGGTGAGCTGCTACGCGCTCGGGGCGTCGGTGGTGAGCACGTCACCGCCGTTCGAGGGCGGGCTGCAGCCGCTCGCCCGGATCCCCGAGACGGTCGACGCCGACGGCCGGCTGCGCGAGTGCCGCGAGACCGTCGACCCGGACAGCTACGTCGGGGGGTTCGCCGTGTGGAGCGGGACGTCGTTCGCGGCGCCCCACCTGGCGGGCCTGCTCGCCACCGGCCTGGCGGCCGCGCACGGGGAGCTGCCGCGTCACACCGACACCGACAAGGCCTCCGCGACGGCGGCCCAGGTCGCGGCGCAGCTCCTGGACCGGTAG
- a CDS encoding sigma-70 family RNA polymerase sigma factor, whose amino-acid sequence MGDEHTVPVPPPPSSPDALEHAPSGDPTMWEQVADAFDRWREGRAPADDLVRLMTPVLWHVARACRLEEEAARDVLQTVWLALVRRRGEIRHPRAVASWLITATRREAWHVRSATTAAATTQAQVFEDSDWEQLLPPAPAAEAVAVERGEHAALWSAVQTLPERCQRLLRVIAFDDRPDYAHLSQQLGMPVGSIGPTRGRCLDKLRLALANATTGDR is encoded by the coding sequence GTGGGCGACGAGCACACCGTGCCCGTGCCCCCACCGCCGAGCTCACCCGACGCGCTCGAACACGCCCCGTCGGGCGACCCGACCATGTGGGAGCAGGTGGCCGACGCGTTCGACCGGTGGCGTGAGGGCAGGGCTCCCGCCGACGATCTCGTGCGCCTCATGACCCCCGTGCTCTGGCACGTCGCCCGCGCCTGCCGCCTCGAGGAGGAGGCGGCGCGTGACGTGCTGCAGACCGTGTGGCTGGCCCTGGTCCGGCGTCGCGGCGAGATCCGCCACCCCCGCGCCGTCGCGTCCTGGCTCATCACCGCGACCCGGCGGGAGGCGTGGCACGTCCGCAGCGCCACGACCGCCGCGGCCACGACCCAGGCGCAGGTCTTCGAGGACTCCGACTGGGAGCAGCTGCTGCCGCCGGCGCCCGCGGCCGAGGCCGTCGCCGTCGAACGCGGCGAGCACGCAGCCCTGTGGAGCGCCGTGCAGACGCTGCCCGAACGCTGCCAGCGCCTGCTGCGCGTCATCGCGTTCGACGACCGCCCCGACTACGCGCACCTCTCCCAGCAGCTGGGGATGCCGGTGGGGAGCATCGGCCCGACCCGCGGGCGCTGCCTCGACAAGCTGCGACTGGCCCTCGCGAACGCCACGACGGGAGACCGATGA
- a CDS encoding S8 family serine peptidase, translating to MEWWPDDYLAIRYAVERGTIVVEAAGNGARNLDDAIYDRPSRGFPSWWRNPFRRRELDSGAVLVGAGAPPSGNHGTDRSRLGFSNHGAAVDAQGWGREVATTGYGWLQGGGDADLWYTHDFSGTSSASPIVVGAIVAVQGVLRAHGRPPLSPARARELLRATGSPQLDTPGRPATQRIGNRPNLRQLIPAALANAQWVGTQFTGRLAAHATTRWFTFGWPAHWHVIWTAVPVTPRVGAPQIQFRTRVERASDARATYWIDITNLTNTPVDVEGRFAVLGW from the coding sequence GTGGAGTGGTGGCCCGACGACTACCTGGCCATCCGCTACGCCGTCGAGCGCGGCACGATCGTCGTGGAGGCGGCCGGCAACGGCGCGCGCAACCTCGACGACGCGATCTACGACAGACCGTCCCGCGGTTTCCCGAGCTGGTGGCGCAACCCGTTCCGCCGTCGGGAGCTGGACTCCGGCGCGGTGCTCGTGGGAGCGGGCGCACCGCCGTCGGGCAACCACGGGACCGACCGCTCCCGGCTGGGCTTCTCCAACCACGGCGCCGCCGTGGACGCCCAGGGTTGGGGCCGCGAGGTCGCGACCACCGGGTACGGGTGGCTCCAGGGCGGCGGCGACGCCGACCTCTGGTACACCCACGACTTCTCCGGCACCTCCAGCGCGTCACCGATCGTGGTGGGCGCGATCGTCGCCGTCCAGGGCGTGCTCCGGGCCCACGGGCGACCCCCGCTCAGCCCGGCCCGCGCCCGCGAGCTGCTGCGTGCCACCGGATCGCCGCAGCTCGACACCCCCGGACGGCCCGCCACGCAACGCATCGGCAACCGTCCGAACCTGCGGCAGCTCATCCCGGCCGCGCTGGCCAACGCGCAGTGGGTCGGCACCCAGTTCACGGGGCGGCTCGCCGCGCACGCGACCACGCGCTGGTTCACCTTCGGCTGGCCCGCGCACTGGCACGTGATCTGGACGGCGGTGCCCGTGACGCCCCGCGTGGGCGCCCCGCAGATCCAGTTCCGCACCCGGGTCGAGCGCGCCTCCGACGCGCGCGCGACCTACTGGATCGACATCACCAACCTCACGAACACGCCCGTCGACGTCGAGGGCCGCTTCGCGGTTCTCGGCTGGTGA